From the Chloroflexota bacterium genome, the window GCGACCTCTGGGGCAATCGCGGTCGCACGCTCCTCGTCGCGCTGTCCATCGCGATTGGCGTCATCGGCATCGGCATGATCATCGCGACCTGGGACGTGCTCACGTCGGACATTCGACGACGGTACGGCGACATCAATCCCGCACACATCGAACTAGTCGTACCAAAGGGTGTGACCCAGGACGGCATCGAAAACCTCGCGAAAATGCCGGGCGTCACCGCGGCGCAAGGACGCGCGGTGTTCAGCGGACGTTATCGCCACGCGGACGAAAGCGCGTGGCGCACGATCGAGTTCATCGCGTTCAACGATCCGAACGCGCAGACCGTCAACAAGATCGTACCCGAGAGCGGAACGTTTCCGCCGGCGCGTTGGCAACTCGTCGCGGAACGCGCATCGCTCGACGAGATGGACGCGCGCGTTGGCGACACGATCATCGTGGATGCGATGGGGCACGAGCACACGATCCAAATCGTCGGCACGGCGCACCAACAAGATGACGTGATGGCGTCGGTGAAAGGCAATCCCATCGTCATCGTCAGTCTCGAAACGATGCAACAATTACAAGGCAATGACCGGTTCAACACGATTTACTTGACCGTCAACGATTTCGATCAACGCGCCGTCATCGCGGATGCCGCGCGTGCGCGGCTGGAAAAATCTGGCTACACGGTGAGCCGCGTCACCTTGCACGACCCGGCGATTCATCCGACCCAGGATGTGCTCGATGTGTTGCTGTTGGTGATGGGCATTCTCGGCGTGCTGAGTTTGTTGTTAAGCGGCTTGCTCGTGACGAACACGATCGGCGCGCTCGTCACGCAACAGATCAAACAGATCGGCGTGATGAAAGCGCTCGGCGCGGACACCTGGCTCGTGATCCGCGCGTACGCGCTGACCGTGCTCGCGTTCGGTTTGCTCGGCACGTTGCTCGGCTCGCCGATTGCGGAACGCACCGGGTATCAACTCGCGAAATATCTCGCCGGCAAAATCAACGTAGACTTGTACGCGTATCGTCCATCCACACCGGCGATGATGACGATGGCGCTCGTCGGCTTGCTCGTCCCGTTCATCGCGGCGGCGAAACCCTTGTGGGAAGGCGCGGGCATCACCGTGCGGCAAGCCATCAGCGACTATGGGCTAGGCGGCGGCAACGGTGATAATGCGTTGAGCCGCATCCTGGGTCGCGTACAAAATTTGCCGCGCGAGTGGGCGCTCGCGTTACGCAACGCGGTGCGCGTGCCGGACCGCCTCGCGCTCACGCTCGCCACGCTCGCGCTCGGCGGCGCGATTTTTATCGCGGTGCTGTCCGTGGACGCGTCGTTTAGTAACACGATTGATAATCTGCTCGAAGGGCAGTACGGCATGGACACGTTGATCGCGTTCAACAAGCAACAACGTTCGAGCAAGGTCGTCGAACTCGCGCAAACGCATCCGGAGGTGAAACGCGCCGAGGCGTGGTACTTTGCGCAAGCGACGATGAAACTCGCGTCGGGGCAACAAGTGCAGGTGCTCGTCGAAGCGGGACCGGACAACACCCAGTTTTACACGCCGCGTCTCGTCGCCGGGCGCTGGCTCGCGCCGAACGACACGAACGCGATTGTCGTCAATCGCAAGTGGGCGGAACAAGAGGGCGTGAAACTCGGCGATGTCGTGATTCTCGATCTGGGCGACGCGTACTCCGAGACCGAGTGGGTCGTCGTCGGCGTCAATCAAGATTTGGTGCAAAAGCAGACGAGCGTGTTCGTCTCGCTCGACGAATTGGATCGCGTGATGAAACGCACCGACCGCACGTACACGCTCGAGGTCGCGTACACGCAACACGACGCGGCGTCGCAAAAACGCATCACGAACGAACTGGTGACGCTGTTCGCGCAAAACGGCGTGGATGTTTTTTCGACCCAGATTCTCGGCGAGATCAAACGCCAGGTCACGTCGCTGTATCAGATTCTCGTCGTGTTCCTGCTTGTGATGTCGTTTCTCATCGCGCTCGTCGGCGGCATCGGGTTGATGGGGATGATGAGCATCAACGTGCTCGAACGCAGCAAGGAAATCGGCGTGATGCGCGCGGTCGGCGCGGACACGCGCGCGATCGTGCAAATCTTTTGGGGCGAGAGCATCGTCGTCACGCTGATGAGTTTCGTCGTCGCGCTCGCGTTGAGCGTACCGCTCGCGCGCGGCATGTCGCGCGCGGTCGGGATGGCGTTCATCCAAACGCCGCTCGATTTCGCGTACGCGTGGCATGGCATCGCGTACTGGTTCGTCATCGTAATGATCGTCGGCACGCTTGCGAGCATCGCGCCCGCGCTGAACGCGGCGAACCTGAGCGTGCGGCAGAGTTTGAGTTATGAGTAGGGAAACCACAGCTTAGAACATTTCCATTTGGCTTTACGGTTGGTATTGTTGAGACGTTCGCGAAGCGTGCAACGTCTCTACAATACCGCGAAATCCGCGTAATCTGTGGTTCAAAAATCGCCCACGCGTTTGAGCGTGCTAGGTGTTTGTGCTATAATCCGCCCAACATTCTTCGGCTGGAGGTTGGCAGTGGCAGTCAAACTAACGTGGTACGGTCATGCGTGCTGGCTCATCGAAACACCCAAAGGCACGCTCCTCATTGACCCATTTCTCGCCGGCAACCCCGTTGCGCCGGTCACCCCCGATCAAGTCAAACCCGATTTCATTCTCGTCTCGCACGGACATAGCGATCACCTCGGCGATGCGGTGGCGATTTCCAAACGCACCGGCGCGCTCATTCTCAGTAATTACGAAATCGCGTCGTACTGCCAGGGACAAGGTTGCAAAGCGCATCCGCTCCACATCGGGGGCAGTCGCGAGTTTCCCTTCGGTCGCCTCAAACTGACGATCGCGCATCACGGTTCGTCGTTTCCCGATGGACGCTATGCGGGCAACCCCGCCGGCTTTTTGCTCACGCTCGGCAAAACGAAAATCTACGATGCCGGGGACACCGGCTTGTTCTACGATATGAAACTGATCGGCGAAGACGGCATTGATGTCGCACTCTTGCCGATTGGCGACAACTTTACGATGGGTCCCGACGACGCGATTCGCGCGACCAAACTCATCAAGCCCAAGGTGTTGATCCCGATGCACTATAACACGTTCGATATGATCGCGCAGGATGGCAAGTCGTTCGCCGCGCGCGTCAAGCGCGCCGCGCCCAAAACTAAGGTCGTCGTGCTCAAACCCGGCGAATCGTTCAGCATCTAAATTCGTTAGCCACGGAATCACACAGAAGCACACGAAAAAAAATTCTGTGTGATCCCGTGTGGTTCTGTGGCAACAAAGAGAAAACAGTTGTGCGCCTTGATCATCGTCGCAACAACGAACTGCGCCCGGTGAAAATCACACCGGGCTATCTTGATTATCCCGCCGGCAGTGTGCTCATCGAAGCCGGCAAGACGCGCGTGCTCTGTGCGGTGACCGTGCAACCCGGCGTGCCGAGATGGCTCGAAGGACGCGCCCAGGGTTGGCTCACCGCCGAGTACGCAATGCTCCCCGCGTCCACGAACACGCGCACGCCACGCGAAACGACGCCGAGCGCGCGTTCGCAAGAAATTCGTCGCCTCATCGGTCGCTCGCTCCGCGCGGCGGTAGACCTGGGACTGATCGGCGAGCACACGATCACGATTGACTGCGATGTGATTCAAGCCGACGGCGGCACGCGCACCGCGTCCATCACTGGCGCGTACGTTGCGCTGGCGATGGCGCTCCGCAAAATGATCAAGGACAAGACCGCGTCGCCGCGTGCGCTCAAGGCGAACGTCGCGGCGGTGAGTGTCGGCATTGTGAACGGCGAAGAGATGCTCGACCTGTGTTACGCCGAAGACTCGCGCGCGGAAGTGGATTTCAACATCGTGATGACCGGCGAAGGCAAATTCATCGAAGTGCAAGGCACCGCCGAAGGCGAACCGTTCGCGCGCGACGCGATGGATCGCTTGGTCAATCTCGCGCGCGAGGGGATTGGCGAATTGATGAAGATTCAAAATGCGGTAATCAGTGGACAGTGAACAGTAAACAGTGTTCAGTGTTCAGCAATCAGATGACCCATGCGAAAACCTCTCCCAGCAAAATCCAAACGAGCCACCACCCGCAAACGCGAACCGAAACTGTACGGCGAACTCGCGCCGTGGTGGCATCTGCTTTCCGATCCGGCGGATTATGCGGACGAGGCGAAATTCGTTCGCCGCGTTCTGCGCGAGTCGTGCGTCAACCCGCCGCGCACCGTCCTCGAACTGGGCTGCGGCGGCGGCAACAACGCGTCGCACCTCAAACGCTTTTTCCAGATGACGCTCGTGGATCGCTCGCGCGAAATGTTGCGCGTGAGCCGCAAACTCAATCCCGAATGCGAGCACATCTTCGGCGACATGCGAACGATTCGGCTCAAGCGAACATTCGACGCGGTGTTCATCCATGACGCAATCATGTATATCACGACCGAGCGCGATTTGCTCAAGGTGATGAAGACCGCGTTCGCGCATTGCAAACCCGGCGGCGCGGTCGTGATCGTGCCGGACTGCACGCGCGAAACATTCCAACCCGGCACCAAGCACGGCGGACATGACCGCGACGCGCGCGGGATGCGTTATCTCGAATGGACGTACGACCCCGACCCGAACGACAACACGTACATCACAGATTTTGTCTATCTCTTGCGGGAGGCAAACGGCACGGTGCGCGCCGAAGAGGATCGCCACACCGAGGGTCTATTCCCGCACGCGACCTGGGTGCGCTTGCTCGAGCAAGCCGGGTTTGCGCCAGGCACGACGACCGATCAGTACGGACGCGTGGTGTTCGTCGGCATCAAACGCGAGAGCGAGTGAGGTGGAAAATGCCAACCCAAACGAAATCACGTGCCATGCCCAAGTTCCGCAAACCACCCGAGGAACTGGTCGCGTTTTTTACGCAGGCAACCGCACCAATGCCTGGCGTCACGCCGCGCAAAATGTTCGGTTGCCCGTGCGCGTTCGTCAACGATAACATGTTTGCCGGTGTGTTCAACGAGAGCGTATTCCTGCGCCTCTCGCCGGACGATTTGGCGAAATTTGCAAAGACCGGCGCGCAACACTTTGAGCCGGTCCCAGGACGACCGATGCGCGAGTACGCTGTCGTGCCGCCCGCGATTCTGAAATCGAAAACGCGCTTTAACGCGTGGCTCGAAAAATCGTACGCGTACGCCGCGACTCTGCCACCCAAAGCGCGGAAGAAAAAGTGAACCTTTTTTCTTTCAGTGTCATGGTGAGCAAAGCGAAGCCGCATACGCGTCCAAGCCACTCGGAGATTGCTTCGTCGCATAGAACGCTCCTCGCAATGACATTCGGCGCGCTCATCCTCGCGGCGTGTTCATCCTCTGCCAGCGAAATCCCAGTTTCGCCTCCACCAACTGAAACTCCAACTGCGCGCGCGATTATCGCGCTGTCGCCAACTCCGTCGCGCGCATCACCTAGTTCCCCAGTTCCCTCAGTTCCCTCAGTTCCTACCCCCATCGCGCGTTCCGGCGAAATCGAACTCGACGCAACCGGTGCGCCGCTCATCGCGCCAAACACGAACACGATTTACACGGCGTACGATTTCTTGCGCGGCTATTTCACGAATCGCACGCACGCGATTATCGTCGAGAGCAAACCCTGGACGAACAGCACGGTCAATGTCAAACAGTACCAGGAAGAACTTGGCGGCGTGACGTATTGGGATTTCTTCAGCGAACTCGAAAATTGGGACTCGCCGTTTTTTATGTGGCAAGACGACGACGGACAATGGCAGCCGTATCGCAAAGAGACGATTCGTAATTCGCCCGCGTACTTGATCGTTGACCGCAAAGGTCCGGGCGCGATGGATAAACTCTGGTTCACCCAGGACGCAGTGTGGATGCTCGCGACCGAAGAATCGAAACGCAACGTCGGACCGATTCGCAACCTGGACGAATTGATCGAGTGGGGCAATCTCGATAAACTCGGCAACTTGCGGATCGAAGTGGACGACCGCATCGCGTACGACGGCGCGATTGTAGATTGGTTTTCCGGCAAGGCGCTCGGCATGACGCCCGACCTCGCACGCGCGCTAACGTGGCGACATCGCGAATTTGGCTCGATCGGAAGCATCGTGCCGGTGCTGTACCAAAAACATTTGCGCGTGCTGACATACGGCGGAACGAAAAAACCAAAGTGGTTTCTCGCAACCGGCGTGCGCTTGCCGGACAACACACGTGTCAGATCGTTCGCGGGCAACGTGGATTTTCCGCGCGAGGAAACCGCGCGTAACGTGAGCGAACCTGACAAGTACATTGACACGTTCGATCACGTGCGCGCGTTCGATGCACAAATTGTTGCGGGCAAACCGGCGACGATTCAGTTGAATGGCGCGGGTACGCTTGCCGCGCTCCAATTCCGCATCGCGAAGAAATTTGATCCAAAGCAATTGACCCTACGCGTCAAGTACGGAGATCAAGTCGGCATCGCGTTGCCGCTCATCGCGTTCTTCGGCGACCACAAGCAAATCGTCGCGCATCGTTCGACGCCGCTCGGTATCATCGTCGAAAACGACGCGTACGTGTTTTACAGCAATCTGCCGATGCCGTTCCAAAATGGAATGACGCTCGAACTCACGAGTCCAACCGCGCTTGGCGTGAACGTTCGTCTCGCAGCTGCATCGGACACGCCGAACACGCAACTGCGCGCGACCTTTCGCGCCGGTGAAAAACTCGCGGCATTCGGTCCCGATTTTCAGGTGGCGCTCCCGGGCGATGGCAAACTCGTTGGACTCGTGCTGGTGACGGACGAGCAAGCGTTCGATAAAATTCCGAAAGTGTTTTTGCCAGGCAAACCGAATGTGGAAGACCCGGAAAAGAAACCGTGGACGAACGGTTATCTTGAAGGCAATCTCACCTTGCGCGATGGATCGGGCGCGACGCGCGTGTACGCCGGACACGAGGACTGGGCGGATGGCGGGTTTTATTTCAATCGCGGTTACACCGAACCAGCCGGCGGATCGAACCGCGCGTTTGGCGGCATCTTGCGCTACCAAAATGGCAAGGACGGGTACGCGACGATCTTTCGCTATTTCAACGATCTGTCCGCGTTTCGTTTCAAGAACGGTTTGCACATGAGTTTCGGTCACGGCACGTGGAAGAATAATTTTCCCGTCACGTTTGGCGCGACTGTGTTTTACTATCGCGAAATGCCGAGCGCGAATACCATATCGTAGCACGGTTTAGGCGCATCGGAAAATACCGCGCCGTGCGCCGGGTGTGCGTCAAGTTTTTGGGTGGTGAAAAAACCTTGCGAAGGTTGAACGGTTATCATATTTGATTTGTCGTCAAAACCTTCGCAAGGTTGAGTGTTCCAAAATTTTGACGCACACCCCCGTACGCCAATGCGTTTGTAAAGGAAAAAAATCTGCGGTATAATCCGCCGCGTTGGAAACCCGTTTCCTCCTCAGAGCTTGTTTAACAATTCGGCGAAAAGCCTTGCGAAGGTTGATTAGAAACGTGTCGCTTAATGACACGCCTGCTGCCTGCAAACCACACTTGTTTGGTCGGCAAAACCTTCGCAAGGTTGGCTGAATTCCTAAACAACCTCTCAGAGAAAACGGGTTTCGCTTGCAATCATACATTGAGGAGTCGTTCGTCTTGAAATGGCAAACTTTGCGACATAACGGCGTCGCGTTTCCGCCGTCGTACGATTATCGTGGTCTGACCGTCCGCCTCCAAGGTCAGCCGATCAAATTGAATCCGGAACAAGAAGAAATGTTGATGGCGTGGGCGAAGAAAAAAGACACGCCGTACGTTCACGATGCCGTGTTTCAGAAAAACTTTTTGGACGATTTCAAAACCACGCTCGCACCCGAACTGCAAACGATTACGCTCGACGAGATGGATTGGCGCGAACTGCACGCGATTGCCGATCGCGAAAAAACCGCGAATCTATCCGACGAAGAAAAAAAACGACGCGCCGCCGAGCGCAAAGCCACGCGCGATGAACTGAAAGCGCAATACGGTATGGCGGTGATTGACGGCATCGCGACCGAGATCGGCGCGTATCTGGTCGAGCCGCCGGGAATTTTGATGGGACGCGGCGCACATCCCTTGCGCGGCAAGTGGAAAGGACGCGTGCAACCGGAAGAGGTGACGCTCAATCTCGACGAGGACGCGCCTGTGCCGCCCGCGCCGGCTGGACACGCGTGGGGCAAAATCGTTCACGAGCACGATTCGATGT encodes:
- a CDS encoding ABC transporter permease, yielding MLDSLHTIRFKTLRDLWGNRGRTLLVALSIAIGVIGIGMIIATWDVLTSDIRRRYGDINPAHIELVVPKGVTQDGIENLAKMPGVTAAQGRAVFSGRYRHADESAWRTIEFIAFNDPNAQTVNKIVPESGTFPPARWQLVAERASLDEMDARVGDTIIVDAMGHEHTIQIVGTAHQQDDVMASVKGNPIVIVSLETMQQLQGNDRFNTIYLTVNDFDQRAVIADAARARLEKSGYTVSRVTLHDPAIHPTQDVLDVLLLVMGILGVLSLLLSGLLVTNTIGALVTQQIKQIGVMKALGADTWLVIRAYALTVLAFGLLGTLLGSPIAERTGYQLAKYLAGKINVDLYAYRPSTPAMMTMALVGLLVPFIAAAKPLWEGAGITVRQAISDYGLGGGNGDNALSRILGRVQNLPREWALALRNAVRVPDRLALTLATLALGGAIFIAVLSVDASFSNTIDNLLEGQYGMDTLIAFNKQQRSSKVVELAQTHPEVKRAEAWYFAQATMKLASGQQVQVLVEAGPDNTQFYTPRLVAGRWLAPNDTNAIVVNRKWAEQEGVKLGDVVILDLGDAYSETEWVVVGVNQDLVQKQTSVFVSLDELDRVMKRTDRTYTLEVAYTQHDAASQKRITNELVTLFAQNGVDVFSTQILGEIKRQVTSLYQILVVFLLVMSFLIALVGGIGLMGMMSINVLERSKEIGVMRAVGADTRAIVQIFWGESIVVTLMSFVVALALSVPLARGMSRAVGMAFIQTPLDFAYAWHGIAYWFVIVMIVGTLASIAPALNAANLSVRQSLSYE
- a CDS encoding metal-dependent hydrolase, whose amino-acid sequence is MAVKLTWYGHACWLIETPKGTLLIDPFLAGNPVAPVTPDQVKPDFILVSHGHSDHLGDAVAISKRTGALILSNYEIASYCQGQGCKAHPLHIGGSREFPFGRLKLTIAHHGSSFPDGRYAGNPAGFLLTLGKTKIYDAGDTGLFYDMKLIGEDGIDVALLPIGDNFTMGPDDAIRATKLIKPKVLIPMHYNTFDMIAQDGKSFAARVKRAAPKTKVVVLKPGESFSI
- the rph gene encoding ribonuclease PH, giving the protein MRLDHRRNNELRPVKITPGYLDYPAGSVLIEAGKTRVLCAVTVQPGVPRWLEGRAQGWLTAEYAMLPASTNTRTPRETTPSARSQEIRRLIGRSLRAAVDLGLIGEHTITIDCDVIQADGGTRTASITGAYVALAMALRKMIKDKTASPRALKANVAAVSVGIVNGEEMLDLCYAEDSRAEVDFNIVMTGEGKFIEVQGTAEGEPFARDAMDRLVNLAREGIGELMKIQNAVISGQ
- a CDS encoding class I SAM-dependent methyltransferase; protein product: MRKPLPAKSKRATTRKREPKLYGELAPWWHLLSDPADYADEAKFVRRVLRESCVNPPRTVLELGCGGGNNASHLKRFFQMTLVDRSREMLRVSRKLNPECEHIFGDMRTIRLKRTFDAVFIHDAIMYITTERDLLKVMKTAFAHCKPGGAVVIVPDCTRETFQPGTKHGGHDRDARGMRYLEWTYDPDPNDNTYITDFVYLLREANGTVRAEEDRHTEGLFPHATWVRLLEQAGFAPGTTTDQYGRVVFVGIKRESE
- a CDS encoding TfoX/Sxy family protein translates to MPTQTKSRAMPKFRKPPEELVAFFTQATAPMPGVTPRKMFGCPCAFVNDNMFAGVFNESVFLRLSPDDLAKFAKTGAQHFEPVPGRPMREYAVVPPAILKSKTRFNAWLEKSYAYAATLPPKARKKK
- a CDS encoding DUF2961 domain-containing protein, yielding MNLFSFSVMVSKAKPHTRPSHSEIASSHRTLLAMTFGALILAACSSSASEIPVSPPPTETPTARAIIALSPTPSRASPSSPVPSVPSVPTPIARSGEIELDATGAPLIAPNTNTIYTAYDFLRGYFTNRTHAIIVESKPWTNSTVNVKQYQEELGGVTYWDFFSELENWDSPFFMWQDDDGQWQPYRKETIRNSPAYLIVDRKGPGAMDKLWFTQDAVWMLATEESKRNVGPIRNLDELIEWGNLDKLGNLRIEVDDRIAYDGAIVDWFSGKALGMTPDLARALTWRHREFGSIGSIVPVLYQKHLRVLTYGGTKKPKWFLATGVRLPDNTRVRSFAGNVDFPREETARNVSEPDKYIDTFDHVRAFDAQIVAGKPATIQLNGAGTLAALQFRIAKKFDPKQLTLRVKYGDQVGIALPLIAFFGDHKQIVAHRSTPLGIIVENDAYVFYSNLPMPFQNGMTLELTSPTALGVNVRLAAASDTPNTQLRATFRAGEKLAAFGPDFQVALPGDGKLVGLVLVTDEQAFDKIPKVFLPGKPNVEDPEKKPWTNGYLEGNLTLRDGSGATRVYAGHEDWADGGFYFNRGYTEPAGGSNRAFGGILRYQNGKDGYATIFRYFNDLSAFRFKNGLHMSFGHGTWKNNFPVTFGATVFYYREMPSANTIS